tGGTACTACATTTAATATATACCTTAGATGTGCTTATGTTTTTCACTtaatgattttatgttttttttcagctaaCTATACATTTTCATggtaaaagtaataaaatcatctaaaactaaacaaatatcTGTTGGACAATGAATTACAAATCATCAACATCACAGTTTAGACAAACCAGACTTTTTGTTATCTTATGAACAAGGTTCTGAGTGTTGTCTCATTTTGTGACAAATTGGTTTGAGTACTGTATATCTATTGAGCAcatgggccttttttttttcctgccaaaGTCTGTGCCGTTTTACCAAACTTTCTAGTTCTCCACATCAAACTCAAATGAACACAGGctgctgtttattattgttCTTCAAAAAGAactgctgtgattggctggcaATGCTGCTGTCCCTGGTGACATCACACAGAAGAGCAGCTCAGAATGGTGGACAATGTTTAAATGTTGCACTTCCATCAGGACCTCCAGGCTTTAATAGCATACTTTAAAATCTTTGCCATAATACCTGCTCTTTAAGAGCGTGCTGCAAAGAGTCCCATGTATTTACGGTACATAATCTAAATGAATATTTAACAAGTTAAGAGTGGACTCTAAAGAACCCCAAACACCAGACAGACCTTTTAACGATTCTAAGGAGAGCTACATTTCCaatttaaacaatatatttatcgAGACACCCAGAGTAAGGGAAACAtcaagtttttttcttcaatactTAAAAGCCAATCCGTCAACATGCTGTTGGTCACAATCCAATCTTTCTCTCAGGGTAATGTCAAAGGCTGAAGCTTGGGTTGGGACCTGGAGGCCCCACAAGCCAAGAGGGCCAATTGCTGCCCTCTATGGTAGTCCAGGACCTAAGTATGCACTCCCTGGACTCACAGGTATGGCATAAATCCCCATTAAGCCTTTTCACCACCAACACGATTATTCTCTTTATAACTGatattaattgtcttttttcctgAATAAAGGTATTTCTAAACATGATCCTACGAAATACAAAGCACCGATGTTCAGCTTTGGGAAACGTCATGACCACAAGTCTGATACCGAGAGCCCTGGACCAACCTACCTCATCCCCTCCAACGTCACCAGAGTGGGCCGAGACGGCACTCCGGCATTTTCACTCCACAGCCGTCCAAAGGAGCCACAAATTTTCCGGGTCCCTGGACCAGGTCAGCAGAGCCCCTTACAATTACGTCAGATTTTGTAAaagggaaaatgaaaatattctgCTGAGTTAAACTCTTAGACTATTCACTGAAAGTTGACAGAATGCCTCTTTTATCATGACGCACACCTTTGTCATTTTAGTTTGCctgttttttaataactttttggGGTGTTTCAGGTAAATACTCCCCAGAGAATTCAGAAAAGTTGCTCTTCCGCTCTGCACCTGCTTATTCTCTGTCTGAGAGGTGCAAAGACGTCAGCAATTTCCAAACACCAGGTAAGATGTTGTATTTGGTGTCAACTTTATTCGAGCTGTGGGTTACAAAGTTCCACGGCCCATACAATTTAAACTTTGCTTGTCGCTCATACTGCAGGTCCAGCCTCCTACTCTCTGCCCTCAGTGCTGGGGCACAACACTGTGGTGACATCTTCAGCTCCCACATTCTCGTTCTGTGGCCGCAGCAATAATGGAAGCTTCCATGAGGACCTGAAGAAGGTGATGGAATGTCATCAAcccttaaaagaaaaagaaaaaatacatctaGAAACCTTGTGATTGACTTGTCCTCAATACATTTGTTTCCTCTCTAGACTCCTGGCCCTGCTGCCTACAATGTTGTTGACCCTcgcatttacacacaaaaacctCCCCAGTTTAGCATGACAGGACGCAACTTCCCACCTGGTGAAACCACAAAGAAACCAGGACCAGGTGCACATTGTCCTGAGCAGGTAAGAttcttaattaataattaaataaaacatttattttgatcattACAAAGACCCCAAATATGTTTCTATTTTGTTCCTTCACTGACATTATTCTCTGCCTAGGTAACCTTCACAAGAGCCAAAGCTCCAAGCTTCTCTTTTGGACTGCGTCACTCGGAATTCCTCTCACCCTTAATCATAAATGACCCTGAATAATGTCAAGTAGGAATTCTTGAAAATTCCCACAGCATAAAGCACAAAAAGcacaataaagcaaaaaaagcaaacagtAAAGGCTTATTGAGATCAGATTGTATTGCCATGGTTGCCCTATTCTATTAGTAATTATCACTTTTTCAGGGTTATGAACACTATCaatatttgaagtaaattataCTGAATCAAAAAGTCATGAgtggaacattttaaatttgtattaatataattGTATCTATATTTTAAGAATGTATTTTAGACCGTGTTTTTTTCAAGATATCCATTTCTTGTTGTTTTAGAAAactgatgattattttgtttggttcattcacattttcagtCAGTAACTGTAATAAATTACTGGAGTTTCAATTATAATTggacaaggcagcaaaagcaCAAGTATAATTAACATAAAGATGGCTCCATTCTGTTTAGTTGTCCCAGGAAGCCATGTAAGAGAGCCAGCCTGCACACAATAGCATGGCTCTGGTACTGGCCTAAATAAAATGAAGCAAGTATTAATGCTAAAAGATAAACCTGCGTTTGACAAGACAGACGTCTGTTGagctggaaaataaaacatcaacgTAGAAGCAGTTATGAAACTATCTTATGAAGACATTTTATGTAATAATATCAAGGATGATACAGTGATGTATTACTTCAAATCCAAGTGAAACTTTTGGTGCACTGTGTCCAAGTCTACACACTCAATttgataaaacatgttttacataGACATTAAAGTCTTTATTCTTGTAATTAATGTCAACACAATCCTTATTAAATTCACTGCGTCCATTTTTGTTTACCTAACAATGAAATTGTAACATCATGTCAAATGCTTGGCACCAATttacaaacagacatttaatattttgcaaatattttaaagaaaaaaaaccaactttgGACATTATGTCCTTAAATATATGACTTTAGAAGAAGGGGCATTTGCTCAATTGACCTCTCTGGTGTTAACAGATAGAagcaatgtttcttttttaatctgaatGCAGTATTTGATTGTGTAGTATATAATTTGATAtcaaaggatgaaggaagatgtccaggtctgttgatgcagtttcaacaatttcattattgaatcaatgcatcTGAAGTAATTCTGCGCAGAATGGAGCCCATACAGAGATTCAGCATGGACTGAGGCTCTCAGCCTTCAGTCTGAacttatatctgtgttgtgcatcccctcaatgtgcacaaaggcataaaacatgttgagcagtacatacatcattcagacaccttgaaacatacactttttgaaatacgttccttagaacctagaatcttccatctgtgtaaacatcactataAACAAGGTTGTCTTATGtaggtcatgaggtcattgttAGGGCAGTTCCTGAGTACCTAGACtctcaacatcacacagcatgcaacaacttcatggcctcaGTACAGCAAGGTATATctatatgataaaatacactacaattgctttttttttttttacaatttaggCAAAGTTGCCTGCAAGGTTAGAGAACAGGTTTACTCTAAATATTTAGAGGTACATCCTAATTTGacaatttacattatttttatggtTAGGCTTATTCTAATTTGTCGAAGGGCATTCTTGACAGGCAGCTGTGAGGGCAGCACAGTCCGTGACGAGCTGGTCCTTCAGGCGTCCCCGTTGCATAGAAACGAAAACAGACATCGGCATCATGAAACATGCACACTTTTAATATCTGGATTTCCTTGATGAGTGTAGGTTATCTTCACAACATCTCACTGAGAAAGACAAACGTAGTGTACACAAGACAGACTCCGACATTTTGGATAAGTACCACCTGTTAACAAAGTCTAATCAGCGACATCAAGATGCTAACCTTAGCTAGCTTACGCTCACTTCCGTTGTCAGAAGCCGACGGATGCTAACTAGCCCTCTTGTAGGAGCTGAGTACTTTAAAGTAACGTGATTTATCCAGTCTGTTAGGTAAGTGCTGGCTTATAAAAGCATCCCAGTCAAAGCAAGAACAagttgagaaagagagaaaggtgaAAATGGCTGGCGACGTCAGCAGCATCCCTGAACTGGACCAGAAGAAATACGACTCAGACGAGCAGGTGAAGATCATCTGTCTGGGAGACAGCGCAGTTGGTAAATCTAAGTGAGTATCAGCTGCATTGGACtcaggctcctcctcctctgttttgtgtttgtattaataGCAACCTTTCTCTTTAGATCATGTGTTGTCCTGTCCTGGTTACATTttacatctctctctgtttctcttcctcgTAGGCTGATGGAGAGGTTTCTCCTGGACGAATAGTATCCATTTGCAACTTGAGAAATTAAAaacctgtgtctgtgtgaatcATTTTCTAgctcatacagtaccagtcaaaagtttggacacaccttctcattcaatgttttttctttatttttatttttatttttttctacattgtagattaatattgaagacatccaaactatgaaggaacacatactggtactgtatttactACTTTAACTCCAATAGAGACTTTTGActtgcattattttttatatacagtaccagtcaaaagtctctATTagtaaatacagtaccagtcaaaagtttggacacaccttctcattcaactactttgaagaatataaactataaaacatattctggtttgttgagcatttgtttgtttaccacataattccatatgtgttccttcatagtttggatgtcttcaatattaatctacaatgtagaaaaaaataaagaaaaaccattgaatgagaaggtgtgtccaaacttttgactggtactgtatattagcTACATGGTCCTACCATGATTATTAATATAGCCACTGTGAGCACATGAAGCTGCCGTTTAAGGTCAAGATGGCATTCTTCCAACAACGCAGGCCGTTTGTCCTGAGAGATTAAGATCCTTAACTCTTTCTTCAGTCGTCCCCAGCAGTTGTCAACCTACGCGTTGACtctctacaaacacacagccactgTGGGAAACAAGACTGTAGCAGTCggtatgtattatgtattgcTTTTGTT
This is a stretch of genomic DNA from Anoplopoma fimbria isolate UVic2021 breed Golden Eagle Sablefish chromosome 19, Afim_UVic_2022, whole genome shotgun sequence. It encodes these proteins:
- the odf3b gene encoding outer dense fiber protein 3-B, encoding MSKAEAWVGTWRPHKPRGPIAALYGSPGPKYALPGLTGISKHDPTKYKAPMFSFGKRHDHKSDTESPGPTYLIPSNVTRVGRDGTPAFSLHSRPKEPQIFRVPGPGKYSPENSEKLLFRSAPAYSLSERCKDVSNFQTPGPASYSLPSVLGHNTVVTSSAPTFSFCGRSNNGSFHEDLKKTPGPAAYNVVDPRIYTQKPPQFSMTGRNFPPGETTKKPGPGAHCPEQVTFTRAKAPSFSFGLRHSEFLSPLIINDPE